GCTCACCTTGTTCTTCAAGTCTGATTCCTTGTTGATGATGATATACCCTGCTTCATTGCTAATATAGATTCTTTTCTTTGAAAATTTGAAAGATTGAGAAGGGGTGAAGCCTGTCACAATGTACATGACCAGCCACCCCTTCAATTCTCAACTATGATACCTGCCCTGACATCATACTCATAACCATCAACTCCTTGTATTTCCTGAGCTGTTTCTTTTGCTTCCTTTATTGCATTCTTGAATGCTTCTATGACTTCCTCTTTGTGTTTTTCAAGGAATTCTGAGAGTTTGAGGTCATCATAGTCTTCATAGTCATCACTGTCAAACCAGTGGCTCTCATTCAAGTCATCATAGAATTCCCAGTCCTCTTCTCCAATCTTTCTGGCAAAGTAGACTTCTGAAGCAATTATGAACCTGTAAAGCCCCATATGGCCCTCTTTTTCTGCTCTATTGACTGCTCTGAGGAGAGCTTCAAAGTGTTCTCCATCACTGAATTTGTAATACTCTCTGTGTGCTCTGTGTACTCTACCAAATCCAGTGAGTGCTTCAAAGTATTCATCTTCAAGTTCTTTGAGCTTCTTCTCATCAATCTTGGTTTGGATATCATCAACCTTACCCCCTGTCATGGCAACCACCTCCATCACCAATCTTCATTTTTATAATAATACAAAAAGTACTTAGGGGGTATCAAAAAACAACACCCCTAGGTGCACACTATTGTTTATTTTACTGAGGAAAATGTACAATGTTAGCTTGTTGAATTCTTGTTTAAACCAGATGCTTTTGACATGGTATTCCTTGAAGATGGCTTGTGTGAAGTCACTGTCAAACTCAATTAAGTCATCATTACCCCTGTGGACAACTTCCTTCTCAAGCTCCAAGAACACTTCATCATTCCAGCTTGGAATGATGAAGTAAAGCTTGATATTGTCAAACTGGTTGATGAGTTTGTTGTGTAGCTTGAGCACTGTTCTATCCTTGACTATGACTTCAAAGTCTCCTTCATCAAGGGGGCACTCATAAAGCCCCCCAACCTCAAAACCATCAATCCCAACCTTATTGTGGGTACTTGCCCCAGTCATAACTCATCACCTCCTTCATTGTATAATTGTACAAAAACTACTTAAAAAGTTAATCATTATTTCAAACATTTGTGTACAGTAGTGCATCAATAAAACACCAAAAACATTATAAACTTTTTATTGGTATCCTTGTTGAGGGGATTGGCCATGGAACAGGAGTATTATGTGATGTATGGGATTGATGCTGGGGATGACTACTTGAAATTCCTCACTGCTGAGGAGTTTGAAAGTGTCAAGGAAGCTATCAAAAAATTCACTAGTAGTGAGTGTGTTTTTTGTGACCTCCCAGACCAGCAGAGACTTAAACTCTTCAAGAATAATGTGACATACCTAGCAAAGAAGCTAATAGAAAAAAGGGAGCTAGAACTTATTTCAAACAGTGTTGTATTCCTTGATGGGGATGATGTTGATGATATGGGGTCTGATGATGAGGCTAAAGAGATTATCAACACACTTATAGAGAATGCTGAATTTATCAAAAAACTCACAGTAGAGTTTTTATACAGGTTTAGAGTGTTAAGCACTGAGATATTTGTCTTCAAGTTAATATTTGCTGAATGATTGTTTTCATTATTTCCATTAGCTTTTCTATGAGTTCTTGAGTGTTTACTATAATTGTATTTAGGATCATGCTCAGCCTAACACCATGTCTTTGTAATAATCCATATAATGAGTATGTAATGATACTAACAACAACTACAGCAATAAGTGTGGGTAGTCTTCTTATCAAAACCACAATGATGTAACTTATGAGCAATATGATTATAAGTTGTGAAATAATCATAGCCCCCATCAGAAATTAAGAACAATTACATCTTGAAGATTATGTGTGAAAAAACTTTATCATACTCTTGTTTAAGCCTCTCTATTTCCAGTTTCAGGTAGTTTTGGGTTGTTACTAATCCCTTGTGCCCAACAATCAGCTGTAAGACCATGCTATCCCCATTTTTCCTTTTCCATTCTTGTATGAAGAATTTTCTGAGGTCTTTAAGCCTCAATTCTGTATTCAAGTCTTCTCTGAAGATTTTATCTAAATATGTTTTGTTTGATTGGTATATTGTGAAGTCAAATACTCTCTCATTCTTTTCCAGTCCTTGTAGATGCTTTTCCAGTAGGCTTCTCACTTGGTTTGTGAAAAATGTCACCCTGAACTCCCTTTTCTTTGTGTATTCTGATTGGATATATATTGCCCTACTCTCTAAGTCTATATCTCTCTTCTTCAACTTTAAAGCCTCCACAATCCTCATTCCAGTAACTGATAATAGGAGAATCAAAAGAACTAATTGGTCTTTCTCACTATTGGGTAGTTTACTCTCCTTGACAATCCTAATAAACTCTTCTACATCTTCCTTTTTGACTATTTTGATTTGATGGTTCACTTTCTTGTAGGAGAAGAGGTTTAATAATCTCTCATCAACCCCAACAACCTTGCAAAGTTTCTTTACATACATCAAGTACCTGTTGTAGGTTTCATCACTCCATTTTTTGTCTATCATCTTGAAAAACCTCTTCAGTGTTGGGTAGTCAACTACATAATTTGAGAACTCCAGAAAAGTGTTGATAATCTTCTCTATATGTTTTTTGTGCCTGGGTGTGATGTCTTTATTTTCATAGTGCTCCCAGAAAAGTTGCAGGTGTTCTTCTTTAATTCTCCACTTCTTTGTGAAGAGGGTCTCACTCTCAAAATTGTCCTTTTTAGCAGAATTTCCTTTAAAGTATTGCTTTTTAGCAGTAAAAACTTTCCCTTCCTTTGTTTCCCCAAAAAACCTCAAGGGGGCTCCAGACTCATCATCCCTGCAGAGGTTAGCCATTGGAGGTTAATAACGTTACCCAGAGTCAAGAGCCCCCACTGAATGCCCTCCACTGCGACCATTCCAATTTTACAAACACAATTGAAAGTGCGCCAAATGCATGACATTTTATCCAATTATATTTCACAAACCTTAAAACATATGATGTTCATAACCATTAACGTTAAAGTACACTAACGTCAGCAAACGTGGCATAAGGCATTTACATGCACTAGAATGAACTTATATGGGGGTGCTTCAATGGGCATGTTGGTGGACTTTATCAACTGGTTGGACGGAGAAGTCTGGGGCCTGCCGATGATAGTACTGCTGGTGGGCACCGGGCTCTTCCTGACAATAATACTGAAGGCGATTCAGTTCCGCCGCCTCGGGTGGTCCATAAGGTTCACCCTCTTCGAGGGCAGAAAAAAGAAAGGTGAGGGCGACATCACCCCGTTCCAGGCACTCATGGCAACGATAGCCGGAACCGTTGGTATCGGAAACATCGCAGGTGTCGCAACGGCTATCCACTACGGTGGCCCCGGAGCCCTCTTCTGGATGTGGGTCACGGCGCTCGTAGGAATGGCAACCAGGTACTCAGAGGGTCTTCTCGGTGTCGCCTTCAGGGACAAGTTGCCAGACGGTACCATGATAGGCGGGACTTTCAACTTCCTCGAAAAGGGCTTCGCCATGGAGAACATACCAAAGACCGGCAAATATCTCGCCTCGATATTCACCCTGTTGTTTGCTCTGTTCGTTGCCAAGTCTGCATTAAGCTTCAGCGGTGCGCTTCAGATCGGCGCAATAATAGTCGCCGTACTGTTTGCAATACTGGGCATCTTCCTCCTCAAGGACGACGCCTACCCGACTCTCGGAAAGGTGCTGGCGGTACTCTTCGCGCTC
This window of the Thermococcus thermotolerans genome carries:
- a CDS encoding tyrosine-type recombinase/integrase, producing the protein MANLCRDDESGAPLRFFGETKEGKVFTAKKQYFKGNSAKKDNFESETLFTKKWRIKEEHLQLFWEHYENKDITPRHKKHIEKIINTFLEFSNYVVDYPTLKRFFKMIDKKWSDETYNRYLMYVKKLCKVVGVDERLLNLFSYKKVNHQIKIVKKEDVEEFIRIVKESKLPNSEKDQLVLLILLLSVTGMRIVEALKLKKRDIDLESRAIYIQSEYTKKREFRVTFFTNQVRSLLEKHLQGLEKNERVFDFTIYQSNKTYLDKIFREDLNTELRLKDLRKFFIQEWKRKNGDSMVLQLIVGHKGLVTTQNYLKLEIERLKQEYDKVFSHIIFKM